One Clarias gariepinus isolate MV-2021 ecotype Netherlands chromosome 18, CGAR_prim_01v2, whole genome shotgun sequence genomic window carries:
- the LOC128506516 gene encoding myoglobin-like, protein MSDCELILASWGKVESNLAAYGGEVLTRLFTEHPDTQKLFPKFVGIPSGELAGNAGVADHGKTVLTKLGEILKAKGSSDVIKPLATTHANKHKIALNNFKLITEVIIKVFGEKGVWDTATQEAFRKVMDVVVSEIDCVYKELGFTG, encoded by the exons ATGTCTGACTGTGAGTTGATTCTGGCCAGCTGGGGAAAAGTGGAAAGCAACCTTGCTGCCTATGGAGGAGAAGTTCTCACCCG TCTGTTTACAGAGCACCCTGACACCCAGAAACTCTTCCCCAAGTTTGTGGGGATCCCATCTGGTGAACTGGCTGGAAATGCAGGTGTTGCAGACCATGGCAAAACTGTTCTGACAAAACTGGGTGAGATCCTCAAGGCAAAAGGCTCTAGTGATGTCATCAAGCCACTGGCTACAACCCATGCCAACAAACACAAGATTGCCCTCAACAACTTcaag CTGATTACTGAGGTCATCATTAAGGTGTTCGGGGAGAAGGGCGTGTGGGACACTGCTACCCAGGAAGCTTTCAGAAAGGTGATGGATGTTGTCGTCAGTGAGATCGACTGCGTCTACAAGGAGCTTGGCTTTACTGGCTAG